TCAGTGAAGATCAAGGATATCCTGACCCTCCAAATCCCTGCCCTATTGGAAAAACAGGTAATTCTGCTGTAGCCTTCGCACCTCTGTCTTCACTGTACATCTTTCAGCGCTGTACTAGGCAGTACGACACTTGATCGGTAAtgagtgttttctttcattctctACCCCAGGAGCAGAACTGTTGAGCAATCAGGTGTTTtagatgaggtttttttttaatgtgtgcaCCTTCTGTATTGCTATATGACTGCTGGAGAAGGTCAGGTGGACGAAATCATCTTGACCTCAGAGTAGAAGATAGTGAGATTTATGATGGTGTGCTGTTCCTGAGGGAGTTCATTTTTAGGCTGGCCCCTGAAAAAAGTTATCATTCTGTACAGATGAGATTTACCCATATTTTAGAGACTTTCATTGTGCCAAGAGGAATGAAACTGTCTCCCCTGATCTCCAACCCAGACCGTGAGTCAATATTTAAGATACCTTGGCTCCAATCCATGTGGCTTTATAGCTCACTGAGGGTGCATCTGTGCCAAGAAATGGAGAACGACGTGGACATACCCCAATGTGTTGCACGCAGGCTCGCTCTGGCAGAGGAGCAGTGCAGCCTCGGAGTGCCAGAGCGGTACTGTACCTGAGACACCCAGTACATCCCTCAGCTTGCAGCTGCGCATATACCAAGCCATGCGGGCGGCTAGCGCTGAAGGATCTCTAAAGAAGCGCTGCATGTGCATGATACAGACATACCCTCAGGGAATTGATCTTTTTCCTGTTACTTGAGCCAAGGAATGACTTCCAGTACTGAAAGTAGTAGTAAAACACCCATTGGCTGCCTTGGGACCTGGAACTGGGAATGAGCAttctatttttctctcattttttatttgtgagCTAAGAGATCCtttcaaaatcttttctgtttagTCTTCTTTTACGTTATTTGGATAATGCAAAACAGTTGTCTgtgttcttattaaaaaaatgttctaacTAGGTTAGAATTgatcaaaaaagaaatatttgtcaTGAAAAGTTTTGCAAACTgtgattttacattttattcaaaaatatGACAACATTTCAAATAGTCCTCACCTACTGTTTTCTGTTACAGCCCATTTGGCGATGATGTCTGcatctcttctgaaataatatctaatctttcattttattcaatATAGCTGTTGTCTGACAGGTTTCAAATGATGGGTTTAGGTTTTCTCACACACAGactttctgtcttctgtgcttgctcaTTAGACTTCTGTTAGTGATtagataaagaaattaaaaacctgGCATCCAGAGAAATACCTTTGAAAATCccttcaatttttctttcttaggtGAAATAAAAGTTATTAGCTAAGCTAATACAGTCAGATCTGAACACAGGGGGAATTCTTAGGGAAGTGCTGCCTGCTCAGATAAATGGCTCTGTTGTAGATACGCTGTGAGTGAAGATAGTATCTACTAGGATTAgagtaaaatgtttttcagagcCTTAAATGGAAATTCAAGTGGTGACTGTATTATGCATACAAATTACTGGAGGCCTTCCTCAATCAGGTCTGTGGATTTGCTtaatggaaaacaatttttccaGTCACTGTCTACATATGCACATTCCACAGCGGGAATACATAAACCCGAAGCACTTGAGGTTGAAGACTTTTGGATTAGCAGTCACAGAGGGCACACATATGTCCAGCTGCCCTTTGTGTTTTCTACCAAAAGACACCGATGCTCTGAGAAGGTCTACCACATTTCTGTTGTCACCTGCTTCTCTTTTTGAGATGACCCTGTCCCTGCTgagactgaaataatttttaagtgctTGTAGTTAACTTTAATGGTTTCTGAGTTACTTAGCCAGTATGGTTAGTTTTCCCCTGTTTCCTATTggcaactttattttttttccccattcgaaggaaaaaaagagagaatgcaAGATCTGTTGGACTTACAATAACCTCCTCAGGTCATTGAATCAACTAATTTTTAAGTCAAGTCTTTACTGTTTCCCACATCTAAGGGAAAAAGATAATCCATCTGCAAATCTTTTTACATGATGATCACACACGGACAGAAGGGGAGGTCCACAGGTGTGTCCTCTGGTGTGTCTGTGTTCTGGCAGATGTAGCTGCTTGGATGCGCAGCATCATGCCTTGGGTGATAGGATCTCCATGGGTATGTCCGAGAGGAACTTGGAAGCTCCTCTGACAAGCTGACAAAGCAGAGGGAGCTCCAGGAGCAGACTCTATCCAAGGAGCTACTCTGGCCTCAAGTTAACGAATCTTTGTTTAATCTAAAGATTACTTATTTTGGTAAAAAGTccataaactgatttttaaaagggtaTTATTCTTGATGTGACACTGTCTGCAAAACCATCCCTTGTGATTAAAGGAAGTTTCTGGACCCATCAGATAAGTCACCGATCTGCAGAAAAGTCTTCAGCATAAAACTTCTGCCACATTGCATTTTTATGAGATCTTATGATGCGTAAATTATTTTCAGCCATTTTGAACAAAGTAGGAAACCAGAAATGGAGTTCCATGGAGAGTTACTAAGTGAAGGAAATTCTCTCTTTGCTCACAGCATTGTTTCACCATGAGCTTCAAAAGTATTGCCTAAACAATTCCTACAAGTTCCTGTgggcatttaaaaatgaaaatacgATCCCTTCTGAATCAGAATAACATGCAATTCTATGTAAAATCAAGCTCAATcactaatttaaaagaaaaacaaaaaggagggggggagcttggaaaataaatgtgtttagTTTTGAAGTTTCATTAAATTGtggggctttttaaaaaaatttaaatatatcatgacaaattcctttcaaaagaaaaaatacctgctATTTTTCAGTCATCcagttctttaatttttttttaaaattgcataaTTGCATTTAATAAGTTTGCTGATTAATGTGGGACATATTATGTGTTTCCAAGCTACTGAGCACTCAGTGCTTTCTGACATACTTTTGCAGTTGATGACGGGTGTCTAGAAAACACCCCAGACACCGCAGAGTTCAGCAGGGAATACCAGCTGCACCAACACCTTTTTGATCCAGAGCATGACTATCCCAACATGGGCAAGTGGGTGAGTACATGcttcttgcttatttttattaactGGGTATTGTCTGCTGTGTGGGATACTATGAAACAACAAGGAGAATACTCTGCTTATTGCTGGAAAAATTATCACCCTAAGTGAAACTTCTCAAAAAGGTGAACTTGcccttaaaaaaatagaaataatgcCTGTGATTGATGAAAAGCCCACAGAAATAGAAAGTAGAAATCCTGTCCAAAAGCATGACAACGATGTATGTGCTTGATAAGTGCAGCAAACCACATTTCAAACTACAGTGAACCTGTAACCAAAATTAGTGCAGATTTTAGCACAAAACTTCAAAACATAACAGGGTCCTAATTTGAAAGATTATACAGGTTCAGTGACTACTCACTGTTCAGCTACTTagatgctagaaaaaaaaataaatggagtgCAGCAGTGCctaaataccttaaaaaaaatctaggtcCAGACAACGTGCTCTACGGAATTCTCTCTGGCTTAAGGATTTTTGAGAACTTGATGATGCTTCTTCCTCTATTCAGGTTGTGCACTATATTATATTCAAAACCTATTTTACATATTGCATATAATAAATACAGTGAGCTACACTAAGGACAAAAATCTTGCTCTGAGCGTACAAGGACTTTAATAACTCCAGCTAGACTACTTCTGCAGGCTAGAGGCTCCAAAGAGAGCTCTGCTGCTTAATCTTAGATTACATCAGTTAAATGTCCAATCCCAAATCCATCTTCAGGCGCCAGGAAAACAATAACAAGGATCGTAATTTATGCTTCTAGAGCAAATCATGAAATCTCATTTTACGTTGTTATAACACTTAAGGTTGCCCTAAACCAGGGCTCTGTAAGCATATATCGATAAATGGACATGTTTGGCAGCCTCTTCTCCTGCTGTAATTGTGAGACAATGATTCATCATTCATAATCAAACCAGTCTAAGATTTATAGTCTTAATTACTTATGTGAGTGCTAAATTTCTAGAGAGAGTCATGccaaaaatctgaattttggaAACTCTTGTTGCATTCTAAGTAATTACCATCAAAGGTTTTCATTCTAAAAACACCAGATGGTGAACTTTCTTATTTATGCCAGATAATGCTGTTAGTTTTCTTATTATTCATGTGTAATTTACTTTCATAATACCATTTGAAGACTACAAAGCACTTCTGTAAATCTTTGGCCTATAGCAATGTTTCAGAATCAAGCGTACATACTGCGTTGTCATCAGCAACATATATACTCATCAAATGGTAGGTAATCATTAGTGAATACTGGCCTTTTTGCGTTTCTACATCCATCACTACtaattcaggggaaaaaactgctCACGCATGGATTAAAACAGACTCTAGGTACTAAACAGTAATCATATCTAGCTGCAGCGTGGCCAACTCCAGATCTTTTTAATTAGAGATGAAACAGCTGGTAATGTGCATGAGCAAATGTTCTGCTGAGATCCCAGAGAATTGCCCCGATTGCCTCCTCGTTGTGTATTGCTAcacattaaaaagataaaatacaacAGTATCTGGTTTTATGgctggttttgttatttttatctctCTGGAAAAATAAGAGCAGAACAGCACTCTAAAAATTAGCTGTTGGAGACTTTTTATAAAGGAGAGATAAAGTAGATCAGATCTTTTAGGTCACTTACTGTCATCTGGATTAAGTCGTAAATGACCGACACAGCCAACTGTGGGCTGCCCAGCGGGTCGCTGGTGGCATCCTCATCCTCCCACTGCCCCCAGCCACCAAAATCCCCTTTGCCTGCCAGCAGCCCATTCCTGCTTCTCCGTGGAAGAGCCTAGGACCAAACGCCTCAGGGGCTGTAACGGCTGTGTATTTACAGGCTGCATTTCCACGAACTCCTGCGTGCTGTGAAGGCGCTGGGCTGTCACCACCGTCTGAAGCCCTCGGAGTCAGTGTGTCTCCTGGACCCTCAGGAGCTGGCGTGTGCTCGCAGCTCTCGGGGGAGCTTCTCCCCTGCCTTTTCCTGCCACAGAGCGGTTGAGGCAGTGTTACAGTTCCCACTGACTTGTCCTTTCAAGGAGCCAGCATGCATTCCTTAGCCTAACCACAGTAAAACCCAAATTACATTAGCAGGTCAGAAAGAAAAGACCTGCTTGTTCATGAATAATGGGAAAGAGAcaggttggttggtttgttttggtgaCAGACTCTCATGCTTGCAAAGCTGTGGGACCTCTGCAGTACCCTGTGAATAGCAGACACATTTTACAAGGGTAAAACAAGTCTAGAAGCTGTCTCATACAGCAAAGTGTATATGATTCTGTGTTGATGCTAAATATTATGTGTACGTACTGCTAATACATATGAAGatacaaatatataaatgaTAAATGTATACTGGGTtaggagagggaagaaagaagaataattttcctGTCTTTGGGAGAACTCTCCATATATCAGTATGCTGACATGTGGGAAGTCTTGGGAACAGGCTCTGTTTATAGGGGAAGATACATAGCTTATactctcctccccagccctgagTACACTCTTTCATCTCCTTATATGTGGAAAATGTGGAGGGGACAGTGGGAATAGTAGGATGAGGGACTTTTGGAGGTTTCTGCCCTAGTGTGCAACTATAGTTTCTGTGATTTCTGGCCACAGAGGTTTcgaggttttttccccctcagttCAGACTTTTCCTTGCAGGAGACAGGTACTTTCCATTAGAGACTGCCTTTTCTGCATCTTGCAACTTGACTCTTTAGATGGTCTGAAGAAGTGGTGTTGGCATCCAGAAAGACTTGCATGAAGATAGCTTACAATACACAATTTACAATACATATCTAAAACCCACTTCTGTGTAAGTTGTGTATTTATGGAAACCCAAAGTGTTAACCACTACCACGTGTAGGGGTTAAAAAGAGGAGGGAAGTTTAGCTGTGTTTTCTGACACCAGTATCAGTacaaatggaaaactgaaagcaaCTATGTTTTTCAGCAACACTTCTTTTTACTGAAGCAGTGGATAGTATTTCACTCTCAGGGTAGAAATAACACCAGTTTTGCTTATCAGCTACAGTGTAGGGATCCAAGACAGTGCAAAGAAAGGCAAATGGGAAGCAGggataaaaatatttgacttCTTGTTAAAGAAGTTGCCATCTCTGGCTTCCTAATTTTAATGAAATCCTGAAGCTAGTCACTCATAAATTTCACTTTATTCCAACTTCAGTTATAGTGAGCAACGTTAAGTGCATCATTCTTTGCcaactgacattttaaaatacctggATGGCAATGGTCATTATTAGGATGGGTTATGATAGGTCTGGTACCCCTCTTCAATTTCAGGCAGTAAAAACAGATTGTTTAAGTCAGTGTAGTATGTTTGGTGTAACAGAAATTGTCATGCTTGATACTTCTGATAAGACTGtaatttgactgaaaaaaaagccctccCGAAAGGGTGCAACCTTGCTAatgcaattttcctttttggttttgcttaacAGTTGTGTGGGTCCAGATTACAGAGCTGCTGATTTTTACTGACTTAAATTTCAGTGAAGTCAGAAAGATCTAAGGGTAGATCTTTCTGGCATTAGTTAGTTGGTTGTAAGCATTTTAacttctgaggtttttttccaccCAAATCCCAATCTGTACTACCTTAATCCAAGTAGCTGGGAGGGTGCAAAGGAAGCTCCAGGAGTGAGGGGAAAGTAGCAATTCAGGCGCAGCACATCTCCAGATGAGGTGTATCTTTAACTGGAGAAACTCTGTGGCTTCGTTCCTAACAAGTCCTAGGTAAGAGATGAGAATGGTGAGCACTTCATGGGCAAATTTTGGTGGCTGATGAGCTCAGGTGCTTACGCAGTGGAACATATTTTCAGGATTGCTTTTACCGTACAAGCACACTCTTAGCTTACGCTCCATAACCTCATTTGCTTTGCATTCCACGTAATGCTTAAGTAGTAGTTACAGTCTTAAAATATTCGCAAACAGACTAAACAAAATACGATCTTCCTGAGCAGGAACAGTTCAATTGCAAGGAATTTTCCTGAGTGACAGAATATGTTAGCTCCAGTAGTCATGAAGTTCTTTTTATGTCAGAAACGCTATTTTTCCTCTCATGAAAAGTATAAGGTCAAATAATTTACAAAGAGAGGCTTCGGCggtgctttgttttctgaagagaatAATTTACGCATCCAtgggtttctttaaaatgttaaatttaagTTTTCCCAAAGTGAGTTTGCACAAATGACTAGCCAAGAATGTCTTCCTTGGCCAGCTTCATCTCTCTTCCCTTTTGGCACAGCTCAGACAAAATAACTGAGGTTGGGCAAGAGATAGGCCTTGTGAATTTGGGGTTTAATGAACATGAGAAGTACAAAACAGACAATTTTGGCAGATGTCATTGTAAcacttgaaaatgtttgttttttctcatatCAAGGCTGCAGAGAGTGTAGAAGTGTTTGGTGAATTTGTCTCGCGCTAGAATTACACTTTCTATTTATATAATCAACGTTAGGTCAGTTGTTTATAGCAGAATTAATGGCCTTGTTTATACAGGGTTCTGCTTTTATACATGtaattcttctctctttccattttcaggttagggtttggttttgtttttcttcataatacacaattgaaacaaaatgtgttgAGCATGTGTGTGTTATTCCAGACTTTATTAGAATTCACTACTTGTATGAAATACAACAATATGTGGATGCACTTATGTAAACTATGGtcagagggggtttttttgtgtggggttttttttttcttttctcatcatCATAACTTTCTCTTCTGCCAAGATGTTTTtggcagtttttaaaaggttcGCCATTAAAAATGTTATAGACCAAATGGTTTTTAGAAACTTTATTGAGGGCACTACTTAAACAAAGGAAGAGTTGGCGCTGAACTCCTTTCAGCAGAACTTTGCACTGGGAAGTGTTGATATCTGGAAGGGAATAAGCAAAGACAACAAAACAGTAGGAATGACGCTGATTGCcgtttttaaaaggaattagaAAATCCCttgcaaaggaaatattttttgctcCTGTTCTTGTGTCACGTCAAATGCATAGAAAGATGTACGAGAGGCAGGattcctgcttcctctccctcccactctaatttttctttctttccttctgtctttttttttttttttttaatatatatgcatttatacCATGTATCATATGATGGGGAATATCCAGTCTATATAGTTATACCAGCATGTACTTGAAGCACTTATTGCCTGGACACGGATGATAATATAGTACAACATAGTGGAAAATTACTGGCTTTTTAGTTGTTGATAAGACTGTGACTGCTCCTGAATAACTGCAGAATGTTAGCAGGAAtatccaaatatttatttctggtttATCTTTCCCGTAAAACTACACACCCCTCTAAACTTGCTAATATTTAACAGCAAAAGTAGTATTTTAAGAGAAGAGTGTAATGAATTTGATggctgcattttttccccttccagaaCAAGAATTTACTCTTTGAGAAGATTAATGGTGgtccaaaaagaagaaagagggtAACTATCAGAATACTTTATAGCCCCTGTATCATCTAGAGAGCTAATAAGAACTAAAATCATACTGTTGGAATGAAGAGTTAGTCTAATGCATCTGCATTATACCTTAGATAATGCATAAAGTCAGGGAATCTCTGTGATAAACTACTACAGCAGGCTTCAGGACTGTCCACCGAGTACAAGATGTATTTCTCTGAATATCCTGCTGCTTTCAGAAGATGCAATCCAGTGCAGAGCATTAATTAAAAACTTTGTAttatctgtgtttttaaattgaTCCTATTTGcataaaaccatttaaaattatttaaatgtctttaaaacagaatttgaaagTTTCCTACTAAAAATGTTTGTAAAAGTAATTACCACTACCTGTGCATGTGAATATGTTTTTGGGTGTAAATGACAGTAGAACTAGTCCTTTAGCTGATGTAATTTGATTCACTTACATAAGATTTACCTCAGATTAAACTCCTCTGTGTCTCACTTGCTTGAAAAACAAAGATGAATGGGTTCTCATCTTTCTGCCCCTGAAACAAGGAAGGAATCCACATATCACAGAGAACCTCTGGacagtccacctcactgtcttctctctttttttggtagtatcagcttttcttttatcAAAAAATCACTTTAAGGCAGAGTCAAAGTCTTTAGCTTTGCTGCTGGTATATTTTTTTACAAGAAGAGAAAGTCTAGCTCTCTGccagaaagcagctttttaaaataggaCAGCACAGTTTATATTGTAAATTAAGtaaattgtgtttaaaataactGAAGCGTAAGTGacaattatttatttaactcTCAAACTTGAAGTCTTTGCTAGAAGGGGAGAAGATGAGTTGATTTCTTATGGATTCACACATCACTGGTAATAAACACTGTTCAACTGTAAGTTAATGATCTATCTTGAGCTTGGTGTCTGCCTGCCACTTACATTTGATTTTCAAGTTTGTTAGcggaaaaggaaaaagggtaGGCACCTGATTTTAACTCTAAAGTAAGTAGAATTTACTCTGGAAATAGTTATGTGGAATATTTATTAATAGCTAGAATAGCATGTTAAAGTAGGATTAGTGCTATATATacatgaggagaaaaagaaaaaaaaagtacatttttctgtctgtgtgctGACTGACATAGTCAGATACAAAAGGAGTAATGGCTGGAGAGACATGACAGCCATGTGGCCAGGGATAGCCCAGAATTTTGGAGGTGAAGCTTCAGTTTCTTGCTTTGCAGCAGATGTATTTTCTTAGCACAGGCATGTTACTTAATGGTTATATTCATtatcttttaaagtattttattgttttgagAGTAATACTGTAATGATTACTAATGCTTTAATGAACAATTCAGAATTTTCACTTTATCAGCAAAAGGGTAACCTAGAGCTGTCAGCAGCAGAGTGTATTTTTCCAGAAACCAAAAAGCCCACTGGATTCCCCTCCTGCGATTCCTGCCACTCCTCCATGCCCTTCTGCACAGACAGAGAGTTTAGGGAGGACAGCTTTTGGTAACAGATTGGTCTTTTTGGGTCAGAACCTCCCAATTTTAGCTTAAAGCAAGTCCTATTTGGAGAATTGGGTTGTCCATGGAGAGTAACTGTGTTGTGTCTATACGAAGCTGAAGCGTAACAGTCGCAGAGGCCCTAGTGGAGTCTGCAAAACTACGTATTCTAAGTACGTGTGTATAatcatatatttatatgtatgtatataaacacacatacaagcatacatacacataatcagTATATATAGCAAAGGTATGTATTTACCATTTGctactgtgttatttttttgcAGCCTTTGCAGTGCAAGACAAGGAAGCCTCCAGTGACCTCTAATTTAACTAGCAATTctcccctttttaaaatttctgtgcGTGAGCATAGCCCTGTCCAAAATCTAATATCCCAAACATGACAAGAGTGCTTCTGTAATCACTGAGTTACATTGCTGTGGGCTCGGAGCTGTGCACAAAGGTACTTGGGAACCACATTACTTTGAATTCAGCACAGCTGTATAGGATTAAACGTTTTTTAGTCAAATCAGCCAAAATTTTTGCAttatattttgtgttttcttttgtcgGTTGAGAAGGATTCAAATTTTTATGTATTCTCATTCTCTTCtactttatttcaaaagtagCAAGCAAGTACCATTCCAAAAAAAAGACTAATTAATCTTGCTAAGAATCTTCAAATAATTCCTAGAAGTTTATGCAACAGCCGAATTTCACTAAATTAACATTAAACAGAACTtctttaaacaaacacaaacaaatcaTTTacatgtgtcttttttttttaacaatttaaagcattaaattagtgttagttttattttcaaagatttttccaCATTCATTTCTGgttcttaatatttttatgttttcactTGCAGCAGGCAAAGCACTCAAAAAAACaatagaagaaagcaaaaagggCTGCTCTGTGCTATGATTAAGTATTAATGATAGAGTCTACAAATCTGGAGAAACCGAAGGGCTTAAACTCCAAGACAGACAAGCCCCAAATCTTTTCCAGAGATTTGACAAATACTTGGGATATttgaaaagaagtatttcatgcctgttttaaaagctttttttttggcGTAGTTTTGATCTCCTACAATTTGGTGAtagaagcacagaaataatttctatgaTACAACCAGCCTGACAAGAATCAGGAGATACTGGAAAATTTGCATTCCTCCAAAGTTTGTCCTTAGGCAAACAATTTTTATTGGCATCAAAAACCAACACACTAGAATTTTTGTCTGTATCTGTGAAGGAGAAAGTATATACTTCAATTTTGTTTACACTGATGCTGTAACAGGCCAAAAAGTAGGtgtaaatattatttaagtTAATTCTGGAGCTCTACTAAACTGCTTGATACTTGCAAATAcagtaaaaacatttcattCCATGGGTACAGATAAAATTCGAGCATAGGCTTTCTACATTACTATGATCTCCAAACAGTTTTGAGACAGGATCTGTTCATCTTCAGTCTCACATTGTGCTGCTTACATGGTGCAAAGTGAAGTTAAACCCTCTCCGGGGATGATCTTTCCAACATTCCCTTGTTCTGGCAGTGGTAGGAGAGCCATTTCCTATGCCAAAACCTTGCTTGGCTCTGCTTCTGTGCCAGCAGTTTTTTATCTCAGCATCAAGAGAGGAAGCGAGGAGGGGGTTCCTGGAGAGGAGGTGGGCTGAAGAAGAGGCTTTGGCCAAAAATGGCATCATGGTGTCTAACTTGTCTCCCAGCATAAGGTCCATCAGAGGCTGGTGACTTAAGCTAAAGCTTACCTGAACTTCTCTAACAAGTTCTGTCCTGCCTCAAGAGTTAGGGAGTTaggtctgctgctgcttctctgctgagCTGAGGAAAGGAGGAGTGGAACAAAAAGACAGTGTTTCATTCAGACTGTCCTATATTCTCAATAGTCCTCCTTCACTTGTACTCTTTTTAGTGAATTGGATTAAATTCttgcacacaaaaaatattaaaaaacaaaacattggtAACATTGATTGACATTTAGATTTAGTCCCTGggagcaatttcttttttttttttttttgtctgcaagTATTTGACAGataagaaatatataaatatacccACTAATCCTAGTTAccttttatatgtttccctGTTTCTAGTaagtataaataattttaaactttttcagaGTGTGAACCCATATCTGCAAGGACAGCGACTGGATAATGTTGTGGCAAAGAAGTCTGTTCCACATTTTTCAGATGAAGACAAGGGTCCTGAATAAGTACAGTAAAGATGAATGATGAAAACTCATGCCATCCTCTGCTAGATCGTAATATTGCTTATATATAATCATCTATTAAAATCCTTGTGAATGGCAGCATGTTTATTATTCATATAATTGTAGATGAAAAACAGCTGTATTTATAACAGTATGTTCTCCTAGATAACAAAAATATGGTTCTGCTTTTTGTTAAATTATGGTAAAAGgacatttctgttgtttttattttagtcatGGAGcaaactttgaaaatgttagTCATTTTAATAGCTAACGTGAGGTAAATGGTCTTAATGAGCAGCTTGTAAGTAGGAAGATGTAAAAAAATGCCCAGTCTGACTCCAGCATTTAATCTTAAATGTTACTATGTTTGACACATAAAAATTATAGTTTTATGTTTTGTTCACAAATATTGTTACTTAGCAAAgacaaagtatttattttaccCAGAGAATTTTGGCTTTTGGTCcattttaataaacatttaaGCAATCTACAAGGTTTGCAAAGTgacatttttccaaaatatttcagaggcTCGTTTGTCTTGGTTATTGCTgtgcaaatttaaaaattaaagaactgCTTTTTGAGTCTATCcactggaatatttttctgttacttttagGCGCTCCATGTCCACAACTTCCCTGAACACTTGCACATCTTTCTTCCTTATCAATGGTACTGTTGTGTGGAAATTAATCTCCTCCACTGTTCTTTGTCTTAGTAGCATTTGTGCATTATAATGTTCTTAAATTATGTGTCCCTGGGATATTATAAGTGAAGATGGAGACATTTGTCTGTGTTAAGAAGGTTGTGTCAATATCCTCTGAATCTAAATCCAGGATATGAAGGTCATTAGTTGATGATCTCCTGAAAAACTATGATACTCCAGCTATCACTGCTCTTGAAGTTGCTCTGGGAAGCTTAAATTACCTTTTTGCCCGTAGGAGGTTGAAGAACTTTGTATTCCAGAAAACTGAGTTCTCCCTCtctgaaagatgagaaaataaaattacctaAATTTTAGTTATTTTCAGGGTgcatctgaaatatttcaagccATGTGCATGGGGCATTGGAATTATAGAAAACAGCATTAGCTTACAGCTTTGAACTTCAGattgatggaaaaaaatcagtttccttCCCTGTCCTACAGAAAGACATAGTAAAATAATGATGACCCTTTAGAAAAAGGAGATAAGAAACTAATAGAAACTAAAGGTCCTAGCTACATAAGATTAAAGTTAACAGGATGACATAAATATGACTCTGTatagcatttgctttttctataCCAGCACTT
The Gavia stellata isolate bGavSte3 chromosome 7, bGavSte3.hap2, whole genome shotgun sequence genome window above contains:
- the SCG5 gene encoding neuroendocrine protein 7B2 encodes the protein MTTALLCSMVFLLAFGLASAFSHSPRTPDRVSEADIQRLLHGVMEQLGIARPRVEYPAHQAMNLVGPQSIEGGAHEGLQHLGPYGNIPNIVAELTGDNVPKDFSEDQGYPDPPNPCPIGKTVDDGCLENTPDTAEFSREYQLHQHLFDPEHDYPNMGKWNKNLLFEKINGGPKRRKRSVNPYLQGQRLDNVVAKKSVPHFSDEDKGPE